AGGGTCGCAGCCCCGAGCAAGACCTGGCGCTGATTCGCAGCCAGGGCCTGGTGCCCGTGGCGCCGCACCGCAAGGCTAAGCCCGCAGAGGACGCCTCGGTGTCTTCCGCTGCAGTAGGTGCCTGAGCGTTACGCTTTTGTGGTGCGAAATCCGCGACGGGCCTCGGAACGGGTCCTGTCCGGTCTGCACCCCCACCGTGCTCGCAGGCTGCGCGCGGCGGGGGGCCCCCGCCCGGCCACCCATTCCAAGGCCCGTCGCGGATTTCGATCCATTATGGTTTAGGGTAGTTCTTTTCCGAATTATTATGGGATTCGAACGACTCCATAAAGCCCTCGCGGGCCTCGAGACGGCGGGATTGCGCCGGGACCTGAAAGAGATCCAGGGCGCGCAGGGCCGCGTCCTGCGCCATCAGGGGCGCGACTATCTCAATTTTTCCTCCAACAACTACCTCGGCCTGGCCGATCACCCCGCCCTGCGCGAGGCCGTGGAGCGGGGCCTGCGCGATTGGGGCCTGGGCTCCGGCGCGGCACGCCTGGTGACCGGCTCGCAGGGACCGGTGCACCGCCTGGAAGAGGCCCTGGCGGAGTTCAAGGGCACGGAGGCGGCGCTGGTCTTCAACTCCGGCTACCACGCCAACCTGGGCGCCCTGAGCTGCCTGCTGGGGGAAGGGGACCTGATCTTTTCGGACGAGCTGAATCACGCCTCGATGATCGACGGGATGCGGCTGAGCAAGGCCGAGAAGCTCGTCTACCGGCACAACGATCTCGACGACCTGGGCGATCGCCTGCGCGCGGCGCGAAGGCGCGCGGCGCCGGGGGCGCAGTTTTTGATCGCGACCGAGACGGTCTTCTCGATGGACGGCGACCTGGCTCCCCTGGAATCTTTGCTGCGACTGGCCGAGGAGTTTGACGCGTGGCTTTACTTGGACGAGGCCCACGCCACCGGCGTCTTCGGCCCG
The window above is part of the Deltaproteobacteria bacterium PRO3 genome. Proteins encoded here:
- the bioF gene encoding 8-amino-7-oxononanoate synthase is translated as MGFERLHKALAGLETAGLRRDLKEIQGAQGRVLRHQGRDYLNFSSNNYLGLADHPALREAVERGLRDWGLGSGAARLVTGSQGPVHRLEEALAEFKGTEAALVFNSGYHANLGALSCLLGEGDLIFSDELNHASMIDGMRLSKAEKLVYRHNDLDDLGDRLRAARRRAAPGAQFLIATETVFSMDGDLAPLESLLRLAEEFDAWLYLDEAHATGVFGPTGAGLFETLAGRGRHADRVIQMGTLGKALGCFGAYIAGPRVLVDFLVNRARPFIYTTALPPALAEAAREALRIVVGEPERRSALWDRVRDFDAGAGRARSPIVPVLVGAAEAAVAMSRALAERGFWVSAIRPPTVPPGTARLRVTLMATHTKEDVAALRSALQNVGTNLVFAPEHGGEGEHKVRPYKS